A portion of the Deltaproteobacteria bacterium genome contains these proteins:
- a CDS encoding cysteine desulfurase — translation MDYLTQGSKKQIYLDHNATTPPDAEVLARISDWARDWGNASSIHQAGRGPKARLRDARAAVASMVGATSLEIIFTSCGSESNSTAILGSLHALRRRGDLRRHILSSHLEHPSIRRNLESLKSDGYEIEYVPVDRSGLLSAQAFSSRIRPGETVLISCMLVNNETGVIQPVKEIAQAAKLSAVLVHADAVQALGKMPVNLADLGVDYASFAGHKFYSLRGAGVLFARKGAPLEPLIHGGGQERNRRGGTENILAIASLGYMCARGIEVAERSTQMAKLRDHFESRAQSEIQAVTVTGKESPRVGSTSSLLIPGIDGETLLMSLDMEGIAVSTGAACSSGSPEPSPVLLAMGLTREEAQCSLRVGVGWSTTIEEIDSFVEILKKVVRRLRGLRGWEMPSPHAELTMLPENEVLNA, via the coding sequence ATGGACTACTTAACGCAAGGCTCCAAAAAGCAAATCTACCTGGATCACAATGCGACAACTCCACCAGACGCAGAGGTCTTGGCGCGCATTTCTGATTGGGCTCGCGATTGGGGTAACGCCAGTTCCATTCATCAAGCTGGTCGAGGTCCCAAAGCTCGACTTCGGGACGCACGTGCCGCCGTGGCATCTATGGTTGGTGCAACAAGCTTAGAAATCATATTCACTTCTTGCGGATCTGAGTCCAACAGCACGGCAATCCTCGGTTCACTACATGCGCTTCGTCGACGAGGGGATCTTCGTCGTCACATTCTATCAAGCCATCTCGAGCATCCTAGCATTCGTCGAAATCTTGAGAGTCTAAAGTCCGATGGATATGAGATTGAATACGTCCCGGTCGACCGATCCGGCCTTCTCTCGGCTCAAGCCTTTTCATCGCGCATTCGTCCGGGCGAAACAGTTTTAATTTCTTGCATGTTAGTAAACAACGAGACCGGTGTGATTCAACCCGTAAAAGAGATCGCACAAGCGGCAAAACTTAGTGCGGTTCTCGTGCACGCTGATGCCGTACAGGCTTTGGGAAAAATGCCGGTCAATCTTGCTGACCTCGGTGTTGATTACGCCTCGTTTGCTGGCCATAAGTTTTATTCTCTTCGCGGTGCAGGCGTGCTCTTCGCGCGCAAAGGCGCCCCGCTTGAACCGCTTATCCACGGTGGCGGTCAAGAGCGCAATCGGCGCGGAGGAACTGAAAACATTCTGGCGATTGCATCGTTGGGATACATGTGCGCCCGAGGGATAGAAGTTGCCGAGCGCAGCACGCAAATGGCCAAACTTCGCGATCATTTTGAATCTCGCGCACAATCAGAAATTCAAGCAGTCACTGTCACTGGAAAAGAGAGTCCCAGGGTTGGTTCGACTTCCAGTCTTCTAATTCCGGGAATAGATGGCGAAACACTTTTGATGAGCCTCGATATGGAAGGCATCGCTGTTTCAACTGGCGCGGCCTGTAGCTCTGGAAGTCCCGAACCATCTCCAGTTCTTTTGGCTATGGGCTTAACTCGGGAAGAAGCACAGTGCTCGCTGAGAGTCGGCGTTGGTTGGTCGACAACGATCGAGGAAATAGATTCTTTTGTGGAAATTTTGAAAAAAGTTGTCCGCCGCCTAAGAGGTCTGCGTGGTTGGGAAATGCCTTCACCACACGCTGAGTTGACGATGCTGCCCGAGAATGAGGTATTGAATGCTTAG
- the cdaA gene encoding diadenylate cyclase CdaA: protein MPLHRKQRRPEAVATQADGAREVEAIWDNLQFIFGQLRAVDLLDMALVWVVVYRVLVLIRHTGTVQMLSGLGILAIAYLGSIWLELFTFNWILEKFFNNLFLIVVILFQGEIRRALAHIGSNPFFTGASHVEETHIVEEIAKGAVGLAQKHMGALIVIEKEINLEYFIEVGTEVDSSVSAEILHSVFLPTSPLHDGAVIIRNGRIFAAGCFLPLSKNPALDKNLGTRHRAAIGLTEETDAIVIVVSEENNRVGVVESGQLVHDLDHSSLRRRLYEALGLRFRPQTT, encoded by the coding sequence ATGCCCCTGCATCGAAAGCAGCGAAGGCCAGAGGCCGTAGCGACACAAGCAGATGGGGCACGAGAAGTGGAAGCAATTTGGGACAACCTCCAGTTCATTTTTGGGCAGCTAAGAGCCGTCGATCTTCTCGATATGGCCTTAGTATGGGTGGTTGTGTATCGGGTGCTCGTCCTTATTCGCCACACTGGTACTGTTCAGATGCTTTCAGGCTTGGGTATTCTCGCGATTGCATACCTAGGAAGTATTTGGCTTGAGCTATTCACTTTCAATTGGATCCTCGAAAAGTTCTTTAACAATCTATTTTTGATTGTGGTGATTTTGTTCCAGGGAGAAATTCGCAGGGCCTTGGCTCACATCGGATCGAATCCATTTTTTACGGGCGCCTCCCACGTCGAAGAAACCCATATTGTCGAAGAAATTGCGAAAGGCGCGGTGGGCTTAGCGCAAAAGCATATGGGTGCCTTGATTGTTATCGAAAAGGAAATCAATCTCGAATACTTTATCGAAGTTGGCACCGAGGTAGATTCGAGCGTGAGTGCTGAAATTTTGCACTCGGTATTTTTGCCGACATCACCGCTTCACGATGGTGCGGTCATTATTCGAAACGGTCGGATCTTCGCTGCAGGTTGTTTTTTGCCACTTTCTAAAAATCCGGCGCTCGATAAAAATTTGGGGACAAGGCATCGCGCTGCGATTGGTTTGACGGAAGAGACAGACGCGATCGTGATTGTAGTGAGTGAAGAGAACAATCGCGTAGGCGTTGTGGAAAGCGGCCAGCTAGTACATGATTTGGACCACTCGTCGCTTCGGCGTCGACTTTATGAGGCTTTGGGGTTGAGATTCCGACCTCAAACGACGTGA
- the mtaB gene encoding tRNA (N(6)-L-threonylcarbamoyladenosine(37)-C(2))-methylthiotransferase MtaB, whose product MSQRFDFVIHTWGCKVNTYDTGLLQSRLGSVTTAPAADALASTQAQKVHVLNTCAVTEEATREAARKVRQLKAREPGALVVVTGCGAQVDGSVFDQLPDADLVIANSHKAEIESLVEHHVDGLLSERVFRSNIFRKDELEEGGGLEADHTRAFLKVQDGCNSFCSYCVIPFARGKSRSIPIENLVRRTNELHALGASEIVLTGVHIADYEDEININDGIKRLVLEDLVQALLEKTRIPRIRISSLEPTELSDRLLDFYENPRMCPSFHLSIQSACTATLHRMRRRYTAADVENVFSRIHAKLPHAFVGMDLIVGFPGETDSEFQETYELLQKSSWTRIHVFPYSERPGTKALQLEDKVPVSVRQSRAAFVRQLSSARYAERASLQIGKILDGLILKKMKSSDETFQAITRDYWPVRITGSLSPGFEVSLKVTGYNRPANGALDGWLEGVVLK is encoded by the coding sequence ATGAGTCAGCGTTTCGACTTTGTGATACACACCTGGGGTTGTAAGGTGAATACTTACGACACCGGCCTCCTTCAGTCCCGATTGGGATCTGTCACAACTGCGCCTGCAGCGGATGCACTTGCTTCGACACAAGCTCAAAAAGTTCATGTTCTCAACACCTGTGCGGTCACCGAAGAAGCCACCCGCGAAGCGGCCCGCAAAGTTCGACAGTTGAAAGCCCGAGAACCGGGGGCGTTAGTCGTCGTTACAGGATGTGGTGCGCAGGTTGACGGCAGTGTTTTTGATCAGCTCCCCGATGCTGACCTGGTGATTGCAAATTCTCACAAAGCCGAAATCGAATCTCTCGTCGAACACCATGTGGATGGTTTGCTTTCGGAACGAGTCTTTAGATCAAACATTTTCCGCAAAGACGAGCTTGAGGAAGGCGGCGGTCTAGAAGCAGATCACACCCGAGCCTTTTTAAAAGTTCAAGATGGCTGTAATAGTTTTTGCAGCTACTGTGTTATTCCGTTTGCTCGAGGAAAATCGAGAAGCATTCCTATAGAAAATCTTGTCCGTCGTACAAACGAGCTCCACGCACTTGGCGCAAGTGAAATAGTATTAACCGGTGTTCATATTGCGGATTACGAAGATGAAATAAACATCAATGATGGGATAAAGAGACTTGTGCTAGAAGATCTAGTCCAGGCGCTGCTTGAAAAAACAAGGATCCCACGGATAAGAATTTCGAGTTTAGAGCCGACAGAACTTAGCGATCGCTTGCTGGACTTCTACGAAAATCCGCGAATGTGCCCTTCCTTTCATCTTTCAATTCAAAGTGCTTGTACGGCAACTCTTCATAGAATGCGACGCCGTTACACCGCCGCGGATGTCGAGAATGTTTTTTCTCGTATTCACGCAAAACTCCCGCACGCCTTTGTAGGCATGGATCTAATCGTTGGCTTCCCGGGGGAAACTGATTCGGAGTTTCAAGAGACCTATGAGCTATTACAGAAAAGTTCATGGACCAGAATTCATGTATTTCCTTATAGCGAACGTCCGGGAACGAAGGCCTTGCAGTTGGAAGATAAAGTACCAGTCTCGGTCCGTCAGAGCCGCGCGGCTTTTGTTCGCCAACTATCGAGTGCGAGGTACGCTGAAAGAGCAAGTCTGCAAATTGGCAAAATACTGGATGGATTGATTCTCAAAAAAATGAAATCGTCAGATGAGACCTTTCAAGCGATTACGCGGGATTATTGGCCGGTCCGAATCACTGGCAGCCTCTCGCCCGGCTTCGAAGTTTCGTTGAAGGTAACTGGATATAATCGCCCCGCGAATGGAGCGTTGGATGGCTGGCTTGAGGGAGTTGTACTGAAATGA
- a CDS encoding phosphoglucosamine mutase has product MSKKAAESIAKSKAETAARRLFGTDGIRGTANQFPMTPDLVLKVGQAMGHILTREPGRNAAAKVVIGKDTRISGYMVELALTSGLNSMGVHVQLVGPLPTPGIGFLTRNMRADAGIVISASHNAYMDNGIKIFGPDGYKIPDSMEREIESLVFDADLNSMLANSQAIGRSKRIDDADGRYIVYAKNAFPLEYTLDGLRIVLDCANGASYKVAPAIFGELGAECIVLGNQPNGFNINDKAGALYPARVAEAVQQYRADVGIAFDGDADRVVMVDDKGNVVNGDHILAVCALHLKSQGRLTKNTVVATQMSNFSLDKLMRENGISVVRTDVGDKHVVEEMRKNGYVLGGEQSGHIIFLEHSTTGDGVIAALNVLAVMKSTGDSLSTLNEKMADMPQVLINTRVRRREDLNQIKGYKECVAEIEKKLRGEGRIFVRFSGTEPVIRVLVEGPNRQEISRYAEEIAGLLERELQ; this is encoded by the coding sequence ATGAGCAAGAAAGCTGCTGAATCAATAGCGAAGTCGAAAGCTGAAACCGCGGCTCGCCGACTGTTTGGCACCGATGGAATTCGCGGAACCGCGAATCAGTTTCCGATGACCCCCGATCTCGTATTGAAGGTTGGGCAGGCAATGGGACACATTTTGACCCGAGAACCGGGTCGCAATGCTGCGGCCAAAGTAGTCATAGGTAAAGACACTAGAATCTCTGGTTACATGGTCGAGCTTGCGTTGACCTCTGGGTTGAATTCGATGGGCGTACATGTGCAGCTTGTCGGTCCTCTTCCAACGCCAGGAATAGGTTTTTTGACTCGGAATATGAGAGCGGATGCGGGCATCGTCATTTCTGCAAGCCACAATGCTTATATGGATAACGGCATAAAAATTTTCGGTCCCGATGGGTATAAGATACCCGATTCGATGGAACGAGAAATTGAAAGCCTCGTCTTCGATGCGGATCTGAATTCGATGCTAGCAAATTCGCAAGCAATTGGGCGCTCGAAGCGGATTGATGATGCTGATGGGAGGTATATTGTCTACGCGAAGAACGCCTTCCCATTGGAGTACACCTTGGACGGGCTCAGGATTGTGCTAGATTGCGCTAACGGCGCAAGTTATAAAGTCGCGCCGGCAATTTTTGGAGAACTTGGTGCCGAATGTATCGTTCTCGGCAATCAGCCAAATGGGTTCAATATCAATGATAAGGCCGGAGCTCTATATCCAGCTCGAGTAGCTGAAGCCGTTCAGCAGTATCGCGCTGACGTCGGAATAGCTTTCGATGGTGATGCCGACCGTGTTGTTATGGTTGATGATAAAGGTAATGTGGTTAACGGAGACCACATTTTAGCGGTGTGTGCGCTGCACTTAAAATCACAAGGTCGGTTGACCAAGAACACAGTTGTCGCGACACAGATGTCCAATTTTTCCCTCGACAAACTCATGCGAGAAAACGGGATTTCGGTCGTGCGGACAGATGTCGGCGATAAACACGTCGTCGAAGAGATGCGCAAGAACGGTTACGTGCTTGGCGGTGAGCAATCGGGACACATCATTTTTCTTGAGCACTCAACGACTGGCGATGGCGTAATCGCCGCACTCAATGTTTTGGCGGTTATGAAGTCGACTGGCGACTCGTTATCTACGCTGAACGAAAAAATGGCGGATATGCCGCAGGTTTTAATTAATACGCGTGTTCGGCGCCGCGAGGATTTGAACCAGATTAAAGGTTACAAAGAATGCGTGGCGGAAATAGAAAAAAAGCTTCGTGGTGAAGGGCGAATTTTTGTTCGCTTTTCGGGAACTGAACCAGTGATTCGAGTATTAGTAGAAGGGCCGAACCGGCAGGAGATATCGAGATACGCCGAGGAGATCGCAGGTTTACTTGAGCGTGAATTGCAATAA
- a CDS encoding tRNA (adenosine(37)-N6)-threonylcarbamoyltransferase complex ATPase subunit type 1 TsaE: protein MNCNKSSDATPSKVSLMTLDDLKRVSLSWLAPELLEPQPKLVLLNGPMGSGKTTFVAMVAKQLGAGDAASPSFALHSRYEGHRGTIDHFDLDRLKSLDELESIGFWDLIDEAKSDPRRFVMIEWATRLGEFGLDVNQISGFRVWKIAFQGQPNWTIAMES, encoded by the coding sequence GTGAATTGCAATAAATCTTCTGATGCAACTCCATCGAAAGTTTCCCTTATGACACTTGACGATCTAAAGCGCGTTTCATTGAGCTGGCTTGCGCCGGAGCTTTTGGAGCCCCAACCGAAGCTCGTTCTGTTAAATGGTCCTATGGGATCCGGGAAGACAACCTTTGTTGCTATGGTAGCGAAGCAGTTGGGTGCTGGCGATGCCGCCTCACCGTCCTTTGCCCTTCATTCACGCTATGAAGGACATCGGGGTACGATCGATCATTTTGACCTAGATCGCCTCAAATCCCTAGATGAGCTTGAATCAATAGGATTTTGGGACTTGATCGATGAGGCTAAATCGGACCCAAGACGTTTTGTTATGATCGAATGGGCTACACGGCTAGGTGAATTTGGCTTGGATGTGAATCAGATTTCCGGATTCCGAGTTTGGAAAATCGCGTTTCAGGGTCAGCCAAATTGGACGATCGCAATGGAAAGCTAG
- the der gene encoding ribosome biogenesis GTPase Der yields MSSSKSESLFQSYRPTSRVAIIGRPNVGKSTLFNYLTESRKAVVKNQPGVTRDIQIEPAEIWGVKFDVIDTGGLTEATDLFSQLIREQVVEFLASVDHLIVVMDGRAGLLPEDRDIVRIAIETGKPFLLVVNKIDRSHDLELAKAEFYEFGVNVVATSFEMRLGMDEVLEWIVSQVKRTENTVREGLRLAMVGKPNVGKSSICNSLLGENRLLVSPVAGTTVDSVDTELVYNGRKFILVDTAGLRRSSKREEDVEIISAFKSHDAIHRSDLVLLVIDGLIGPTDQDAKILESSLDSHKAVIVVANKSDIAERERPQYRKWFQARIEEEFHFFKDVPVVYTSAKTGRGLEDLFEAISDMEEKLAIKIPTSELNEFFTSVIRQAPAPVWGTTNVKFYYLTQTHQRPPAFIAFANHPDGVDNSYRRFLSKRIQEQWGLQGVPIRIFCMGSGRNRPGHGEN; encoded by the coding sequence ATGTCGTCGTCAAAGAGTGAGTCGCTCTTTCAATCGTATCGTCCTACGTCGCGCGTCGCGATCATCGGTCGGCCAAATGTCGGTAAATCGACTTTGTTTAATTATCTGACGGAGTCACGCAAGGCGGTGGTAAAAAACCAGCCGGGCGTGACTCGAGATATCCAAATTGAACCAGCAGAGATTTGGGGCGTGAAATTTGACGTTATCGACACAGGTGGCTTGACCGAAGCGACGGATCTGTTTTCGCAATTGATCCGCGAACAGGTTGTCGAGTTTCTGGCCAGTGTCGACCACTTGATTGTTGTCATGGATGGACGGGCCGGTTTGCTGCCTGAAGATCGAGACATCGTTAGGATCGCAATTGAAACGGGGAAACCATTTCTTTTGGTCGTCAATAAGATAGATCGAAGTCATGATTTGGAACTTGCGAAAGCTGAGTTCTATGAGTTTGGTGTCAACGTCGTCGCGACTAGTTTTGAAATGCGACTTGGAATGGATGAAGTCCTAGAGTGGATTGTCAGCCAAGTTAAGCGCACTGAAAACACCGTCCGCGAAGGTTTGCGACTGGCAATGGTCGGGAAGCCGAACGTTGGGAAAAGCTCGATTTGCAACAGCTTGCTAGGAGAAAATCGACTTTTGGTGTCTCCAGTGGCCGGAACGACGGTCGATTCTGTCGACACAGAGCTTGTTTACAACGGTCGAAAATTTATATTGGTCGACACTGCAGGGCTGCGTCGAAGTTCGAAGCGGGAAGAAGATGTCGAAATCATTTCAGCTTTTAAATCGCACGATGCAATTCATCGATCTGATCTCGTCCTATTGGTGATCGACGGTCTTATCGGTCCGACCGATCAAGATGCTAAAATCTTAGAAAGCAGTCTTGATTCCCACAAAGCCGTGATCGTCGTTGCAAATAAATCGGATATCGCAGAACGAGAGCGCCCCCAATACCGAAAGTGGTTTCAAGCTCGTATCGAAGAAGAGTTCCATTTCTTCAAAGATGTGCCAGTCGTGTACACTTCGGCTAAAACGGGCCGCGGTTTGGAAGATTTGTTCGAAGCGATAAGTGATATGGAAGAAAAGCTCGCGATTAAAATTCCAACCAGCGAGCTGAATGAGTTTTTCACCAGTGTTATTCGGCAAGCGCCAGCCCCCGTATGGGGGACAACGAACGTAAAATTCTATTATCTCACGCAGACTCATCAGCGTCCGCCTGCTTTCATCGCATTTGCAAACCATCCTGACGGTGTCGACAACTCCTATAGAAGATTTCTTTCGAAACGCATTCAAGAACAGTGGGGTCTACAGGGCGTACCAATTCGCATATTCTGCATGGGTTCTGGCAGAAATCGTCCAGGTCACGGAGAAAATTGA
- the mnmA gene encoding tRNA 2-thiouridine(34) synthase MnmA: MSGGVDSSVAAALLVEQGYDVVGVTMQVWDYTSCDIDEGNGTCCSSLDVDDARAVADRLDFPFYVANCEAKFKASVIDPFVEGYLKGQTPLPCVNCNTFLKFDHLITRMKELDCDFLATGHYAKIEPGVDGRPTIVTSDDSWKDQTYFLFTIEPEVIPRLMFPIGHLNKSEVRKIAEEKNLLVARKKDSTGICFVGNLGYSNFIASQVSPDRLVGGKIRLHPSGEILADHQGIHHFTYGQRKGLGIATRSERTESEAPLFVLRIDPETRDVWVGEESYLFSNTVKVRDARFLGAFKSGERLKVKIRYAHKGAYGRVHECTDGSLEVEFEEAVRAITPGQAAVFYRESQLVGGGWIP; encoded by the coding sequence ATGAGCGGGGGAGTAGATTCTTCGGTCGCGGCTGCGCTTTTGGTCGAGCAGGGTTACGATGTCGTCGGTGTAACGATGCAGGTTTGGGATTACACCAGCTGCGATATCGACGAGGGAAACGGAACTTGCTGTTCAAGTCTGGATGTCGATGACGCACGGGCCGTCGCAGATCGCTTGGATTTCCCATTTTACGTCGCCAACTGCGAGGCGAAATTTAAGGCCTCTGTCATTGATCCATTTGTTGAGGGGTACCTCAAAGGCCAGACCCCTCTTCCCTGTGTTAACTGCAATACGTTTTTAAAATTTGATCACTTGATCACTCGCATGAAAGAGCTCGACTGTGATTTTCTCGCAACCGGCCACTACGCAAAGATAGAACCAGGTGTGGATGGTCGGCCGACAATCGTAACTTCTGACGATAGCTGGAAAGATCAGACATATTTTCTGTTTACAATCGAGCCTGAAGTCATTCCTCGCCTGATGTTTCCGATCGGACACTTGAACAAATCAGAAGTGCGAAAAATTGCAGAAGAGAAAAACCTACTTGTGGCGAGGAAAAAGGATTCTACAGGGATCTGCTTCGTGGGTAATCTCGGTTACTCCAATTTTATTGCCTCACAAGTGAGTCCTGATCGGCTTGTGGGTGGGAAAATCCGACTTCATCCAAGCGGCGAAATTTTAGCCGATCATCAGGGCATTCATCATTTTACCTATGGGCAGAGAAAAGGACTTGGTATTGCGACACGAAGTGAGCGCACGGAATCCGAGGCACCGCTTTTTGTTTTAAGAATTGATCCAGAGACGCGGGATGTCTGGGTTGGTGAAGAATCTTATTTGTTCTCGAATACAGTGAAGGTTCGAGATGCGAGATTTCTTGGTGCATTCAAATCTGGTGAACGTCTGAAAGTAAAAATTCGTTACGCACACAAGGGTGCTTACGGCCGAGTTCATGAATGCACGGATGGCTCGCTTGAAGTCGAGTTTGAAGAAGCGGTGCGCGCGATTACTCCTGGTCAAGCGGCCGTCTTTTACCGAGAGTCTCAGCTGGTCGGCGGAGGCTGGATTCCATGA
- the era gene encoding GTPase Era codes for MKRENYRAGFVALLGEPNAGKSTLLNTILGDKISIVSEKPQTTRSRVHGIWSSPEVQIIFVDAPGTIESTSGINEYLKDEVSDVIARTDVVLVVLAADTVEATARKLLEMAKASGKPFQVVITKGDLLTGERAPKGLPALLEMGIPFVVISAMKRAKEASKEVLNLLKPLLPPAEAALYDEELLTTETMRRISAEFVREACFRYTRQEVPYGLAVRVTKYVEPEENEDGSDVTKIFCEIIVEKTAHKAIVIGAKASNLKKIGTDARKAIERILGSKVFLDLHVDVREGWTRNKRILKELGYVVVKE; via the coding sequence TTGAAACGAGAAAACTATCGCGCTGGCTTTGTAGCACTTTTGGGTGAGCCGAACGCTGGTAAAAGCACGCTTCTGAACACGATTCTCGGGGACAAAATCTCGATCGTTTCGGAAAAACCGCAAACTACGAGATCTCGGGTCCACGGAATCTGGTCGAGCCCCGAAGTGCAAATTATATTCGTCGACGCCCCTGGCACCATTGAAAGCACGTCAGGAATAAATGAATATCTCAAAGACGAAGTGTCGGATGTGATTGCTCGCACGGATGTCGTGCTCGTCGTACTCGCAGCAGATACTGTTGAAGCAACGGCGAGAAAACTTCTTGAAATGGCTAAAGCGTCAGGCAAGCCCTTTCAGGTCGTGATCACAAAAGGCGACCTGCTAACTGGCGAGCGTGCGCCTAAAGGTTTACCGGCGCTGCTTGAAATGGGAATTCCGTTCGTCGTTATTTCAGCGATGAAAAGGGCCAAAGAGGCGTCTAAAGAAGTCTTGAATCTTCTTAAACCCCTTCTTCCCCCAGCGGAGGCCGCACTTTATGACGAAGAGCTTTTGACTACCGAGACGATGCGAAGGATCTCGGCAGAGTTCGTGAGAGAGGCTTGTTTTCGCTACACGAGGCAGGAAGTTCCCTATGGTCTTGCGGTTCGAGTGACCAAATATGTCGAGCCCGAAGAGAACGAAGATGGATCTGATGTGACGAAGATCTTCTGCGAAATTATTGTCGAGAAAACAGCGCACAAGGCGATCGTCATCGGGGCCAAAGCATCGAATTTAAAAAAAATTGGAACGGATGCGCGCAAAGCGATTGAGCGAATCCTCGGATCGAAAGTGTTTCTCGATCTTCATGTCGATGTCCGCGAAGGCTGGACGCGCAACAAACGTATTCTGAAGGAGCTGGGTTATGTCGTCGTCAAAGAGTGA
- the rnc gene encoding ribonuclease III, with protein MSEENKPAGEKPVMILAEIYTFTNPNWLEVAMTHKSYANERGATDRRTAEPIAEPAEMGLDDNERLEFLGDSVLSASLSARLMREFQMESEGSLSKRRASLVNEERLAGIALRLGLQDMLKLGKGEVKTGGSSKPRILACGLEALIGAIFLDSGFAEADRVISHLFEEEMRSLHATVVDFERDYKTRFQEWTHGNRGTTPVYLLIDEFGPAHNRGFRVAVFLGEKEIARGEGKSKKAAEQDAARLALEQVTALPEVAETTESQTEGAN; from the coding sequence ATGAGTGAAGAGAATAAACCTGCAGGGGAAAAACCCGTAATGATACTTGCTGAGATCTATACCTTTACCAATCCCAACTGGTTGGAAGTTGCGATGACGCATAAATCATATGCCAATGAGCGTGGTGCAACGGATCGGCGCACGGCTGAGCCCATAGCGGAGCCCGCAGAAATGGGTTTGGATGACAATGAGCGCTTGGAGTTTTTAGGAGATTCGGTGCTGAGTGCGTCGCTTTCGGCTCGTCTCATGCGTGAATTTCAAATGGAGTCCGAGGGCTCACTTTCTAAGCGTCGCGCAAGTTTGGTTAATGAGGAACGTCTAGCGGGAATTGCGCTTCGATTAGGACTTCAAGACATGCTGAAACTTGGAAAAGGGGAAGTGAAGACCGGGGGCTCGTCGAAACCACGCATACTGGCGTGTGGTCTCGAGGCGCTCATCGGTGCGATTTTCCTTGATTCAGGTTTTGCGGAAGCAGATCGCGTGATCTCGCATTTGTTCGAGGAAGAAATGAGAAGCCTGCACGCGACAGTTGTCGACTTTGAACGGGACTACAAAACCCGATTTCAGGAATGGACTCATGGCAATCGTGGGACGACGCCGGTCTATTTACTGATTGATGAGTTTGGTCCGGCCCACAATCGTGGCTTTCGCGTTGCAGTGTTTTTGGGTGAAAAAGAAATCGCGCGCGGCGAGGGTAAAAGTAAAAAGGCTGCCGAGCAAGATGCGGCCCGATTGGCGCTCGAACAAGTCACGGCCTTGCCGGAAGTAGCAGAAACAACAGAATCGCAAACTGAAGGTGCTAATTGA